The following are encoded together in the Paludisphaera mucosa genome:
- a CDS encoding uracil-DNA glycosylase, translating into MDEATDFDYDAERLLLIREVRQRLESLSRAGAATIPKSPERPRVPRPAAATVARPRPEVEPEPIPPPVVERPEPPPPVATPIAAATSTPTPAKPKPRAVEPPAPASLFGVVEFKTPALAPEDRAAALAVLAQEVAGCVKCAELAATRTQTVFADGSPTARLMFIGEAPGAEEDRRGVPFVGKAGQLLTDMITKGMGLRREDVYIANILKCRPPENRDPAPHEASNCFPYLERQIEIVRPEYLCLLGRISTSTLLNTALSMSRLRGRWHRVFGVPTIATYHPAYLLRNPAAKKDAWEDLQMLMRAMGLVVPKKKG; encoded by the coding sequence ATGGATGAGGCGACGGATTTCGACTACGACGCCGAGCGGCTCCTGCTGATCCGCGAGGTCCGCCAACGGTTGGAGTCGCTGTCGCGCGCGGGGGCGGCGACGATCCCGAAATCCCCCGAGCGCCCGCGCGTCCCGCGGCCGGCCGCCGCGACCGTCGCCCGGCCCCGGCCGGAGGTCGAGCCCGAGCCGATCCCGCCCCCGGTCGTCGAGCGACCCGAGCCCCCGCCGCCGGTCGCCACCCCCATCGCCGCCGCGACGTCCACGCCCACCCCGGCGAAGCCGAAGCCCCGGGCCGTCGAGCCGCCGGCGCCGGCCTCGCTGTTCGGCGTCGTGGAGTTCAAGACGCCGGCCCTCGCCCCCGAGGACCGTGCCGCGGCGCTCGCGGTGCTGGCCCAGGAGGTCGCGGGCTGCGTCAAGTGCGCCGAGCTGGCGGCGACGCGGACCCAGACCGTGTTCGCCGACGGCTCGCCGACCGCCCGCCTGATGTTCATCGGCGAGGCCCCGGGCGCCGAGGAGGACCGTCGCGGCGTCCCCTTCGTGGGCAAGGCCGGCCAGCTCCTGACCGACATGATCACCAAGGGCATGGGCCTGCGCCGCGAGGACGTCTACATCGCCAACATCCTCAAGTGCCGGCCGCCCGAGAACCGCGACCCCGCCCCCCACGAGGCGTCGAACTGCTTCCCCTACCTCGAGCGCCAGATCGAGATCGTCCGCCCCGAGTACCTCTGCCTGCTGGGGAGGATCTCGACCTCGACCCTGCTCAACACGGCCCTCAGCATGAGCCGGCTGCGCGGCCGCTGGCATCGCGTCTTCGGCGTCCCCACGATCGCGACCTACCACCCCGCCTACCTGCTGCGCAACCCCGCCGCCAAGAAGGACGCGTGGGAGGACCTGCAAATGCTCATGCGGGCCATGGGCCTGGTCGTCCCCAAGAAGAAGGGTTAG
- a CDS encoding HEAT repeat domain-containing protein, with product MGRGTLGVGLWVVLSALVASARADLIVLKGGGSVQGKVVADAAAKKDGRVIVVLPKGKTPLTLRKDQILEVLAKPGPLDEYATMREKLAATAQAEFDLGAWCKAHELPDLAEVHFEAALKRDPNFADAHLKLGHVEHDGRWLTPDEQRRARGMVLHKGKWVMEDEKAKDDEQAQNTAGFASWVRRIKVLVQGVRAEAPDRRRDAEDQLLQLRDPEAVGPLVKVLGDQDADLRILLAQTLAEIPGEPAARALVDMILREAEDPVRAVVLDRLRSRDEPIVPSRLVRALRSSDVRVINRAAWALGNLDVFSSVPRLLDVLVTSEERVVLFPTNGGGGAYPGTGNPPLIAYNGSSAAYMTGPVVGPGAVAYGAFVVPNTIGLDPYNDGAPLSVGDGMGNPGTLGGFGYNAGAGVGADRGPQPGLVTFTSQNVEVRAALNRLTGQDFEYDVPRWRNWVARSFNPRPDPGRRAPQP from the coding sequence GTGGGTCGCGGAACGCTGGGCGTCGGTCTGTGGGTCGTCCTGTCGGCCCTGGTCGCCTCGGCCCGAGCTGATCTGATCGTCCTCAAGGGCGGCGGGTCGGTGCAGGGGAAGGTCGTCGCCGACGCCGCGGCCAAGAAGGACGGGCGCGTGATCGTGGTGCTCCCCAAGGGGAAGACGCCGCTGACGCTGCGGAAGGACCAGATTTTGGAGGTCCTCGCGAAGCCCGGCCCGCTGGACGAGTACGCGACGATGCGCGAGAAGCTCGCGGCGACGGCGCAGGCCGAGTTCGACCTCGGTGCCTGGTGCAAGGCCCACGAGCTGCCCGACCTGGCCGAGGTCCACTTCGAAGCCGCCCTGAAACGCGACCCGAATTTCGCCGACGCCCACCTCAAGCTCGGGCACGTCGAGCACGACGGCCGGTGGCTCACGCCCGACGAGCAGCGCCGGGCGCGGGGCATGGTCCTGCACAAGGGCAAGTGGGTCATGGAGGACGAGAAGGCGAAGGACGACGAGCAGGCCCAGAACACGGCCGGATTCGCCTCGTGGGTGCGGCGGATCAAGGTGCTCGTCCAGGGCGTCCGCGCCGAGGCGCCCGACCGCCGCCGCGACGCCGAGGACCAGCTCCTGCAGCTCCGCGACCCGGAGGCCGTCGGCCCGCTGGTCAAGGTTCTGGGCGATCAGGACGCCGACCTCCGCATCCTGCTGGCCCAGACCCTCGCCGAGATCCCCGGCGAGCCCGCCGCGCGGGCCCTGGTCGACATGATCCTGCGCGAGGCCGAAGACCCGGTGCGGGCCGTCGTCCTGGACCGGCTCCGGAGTCGCGACGAGCCGATCGTGCCCTCGCGGCTGGTGCGGGCCCTCCGCTCGTCCGACGTCCGCGTGATCAACCGCGCCGCCTGGGCCCTGGGGAACCTCGACGTCTTCTCGTCCGTCCCCAGGCTGCTCGACGTGCTCGTCACGTCCGAGGAGCGGGTGGTCCTCTTCCCCACGAACGGGGGCGGCGGGGCTTACCCCGGGACCGGCAATCCGCCCCTGATCGCCTACAACGGCAGCTCGGCGGCCTACATGACGGGGCCGGTGGTCGGCCCGGGCGCGGTGGCGTATGGGGCGTTCGTCGTCCCCAACACCATCGGCCTCGACCCGTACAACGACGGCGCGCCGCTCAGCGTCGGCGACGGCATGGGCAACCCCGGCACCCTCGGCGGCTTCGGCTACAACGCCGGCGCCGGCGTCGGCGCGGATCGCGGACCGCAGCCGGGCCTCGTGACCTTCACCTCCCAGAACGTCGAGGTCCGCGCGGCCCTGAACCGGCTCACCGGTCAGGACTTCGAATACGACGTCCCCCGGTGGCGGAACTGGGTCGCCCGCTCCTTCAACCCCCGCCCCGACCCGGGCCGCCGCGCGCCCCAGCCTTGA
- a CDS encoding PSD1 and planctomycete cytochrome C domain-containing protein gives MTADRRKGAAWAVIALGLFASIARGDDGFETEIRPLLVEHCQACHGPEKQKGGLRLDARPALVEGGDTGPAMVPGDPAKSLILAAVRQTGDLKMPPKGKLPPEKVAALERWIAAGAPWTESAAPAVTTRQEAWSRHWAFRPVVDPPVPTPADPAWLRTPVDAFVRARLDAAGLPPSPEADRRTLIRRLSYDLTGLPPTMDEVNAFAADPDPDAYAKLVDKLLASKRYGEQWGRLWLDVARYSDTKGYVYAREERFLVQAPSYRDWVVRAFNDDMPYDRFLVRQLAADQATPDDPASLAAMGFLTIGRRFLGVTRDVIDDRIDVVSRGTMGLTVGCARCHDHKYDPIPTADYYSLYGVFLNGAEQLRRVGEPVLEGPAREAFEAELRKRQDAVRDGMAAAREAAAARVRGKVVEYLFAQLDLAKVPQEGFDIVVGKEDVVPAAVRRWTTYLENQARVDDPIFRPWRRLATIPEADFAAEAPKAVAELTKPGAAALNAIVAKAFTPPPATVREAAERYGKLFTEIEEQWRAALAASPGTTALPDADAEALRRVLYADDSPCRVPDEPIVSTEGYFDTDTINAMWKLQGDVERWLLQPTAPPFAVAVVDRAELCEPRIFRRGNPATLGDTVPRRFLKLIGPDPSPFAKGSGRLELAQAIVDPSNPLTARVWVNRIWARHFGAGLVRTPSDFGVRAEPPSHPELLDWLATRLVQGGWSTKAIHRLILLSSTYRQRSGAPADAGVRMRAEQADPENRQLWRMNPHRLTFEEFRDTLLTASGELDDRMGGRAAALFDGAPNTRRTLYGLIDRQYLPGVFRTFDFANPDLHTPARSETTVPQQALFALNHPFVADRARAIAARLPKDDPAAGVRRLFEAVYQRGPTAAQAEAAVAFVRSATTEAEAPPAPETLAWSYGYGPVDATSGPAPKSFTPLPHYDGKGWGGGPTWPDPKLGWARITGEGGHPGNDLAHATYRRWTSPIRGEVAVASTLIHEEASGDGIRGWLVHGRKGVLKSALVHNRREDFSAPSVEVEPGDTLDFVVDVREVLNNDQHLWAPAVRVLRADPPSPSTAWDARRDFAGPSPRKLAPWEQLAQVLLMSNEFDFVD, from the coding sequence ATGACCGCGGATCGACGGAAGGGCGCCGCCTGGGCGGTGATCGCGCTGGGGCTTTTCGCGTCGATCGCCCGGGGCGACGACGGCTTCGAGACCGAGATCCGGCCCCTGCTGGTCGAGCATTGCCAGGCCTGCCACGGGCCCGAGAAGCAGAAGGGCGGCCTTCGCCTCGACGCCCGCCCTGCGCTCGTCGAGGGGGGCGATACGGGCCCGGCGATGGTGCCCGGCGACCCCGCGAAGAGCCTGATCCTGGCGGCCGTCCGGCAGACGGGCGACCTCAAGATGCCCCCCAAGGGGAAGCTCCCGCCCGAGAAGGTCGCCGCCCTGGAGCGATGGATCGCCGCGGGCGCGCCCTGGACCGAGTCCGCGGCCCCCGCCGTGACGACCCGCCAAGAGGCCTGGTCGCGGCACTGGGCCTTCCGGCCGGTGGTCGATCCGCCGGTCCCGACGCCCGCGGACCCCGCCTGGCTCCGCACGCCGGTCGACGCCTTCGTGAGGGCCCGGCTCGACGCGGCCGGATTGCCCCCCTCGCCCGAGGCCGACCGTCGCACGCTGATCCGCCGCCTCAGCTACGACCTGACCGGCCTGCCGCCGACGATGGATGAGGTGAACGCCTTCGCAGCCGACCCCGATCCGGACGCCTACGCGAAGCTCGTCGACAAGCTGCTGGCCTCGAAACGCTACGGCGAGCAGTGGGGGCGGCTCTGGCTCGACGTCGCCCGCTACTCCGACACCAAGGGCTACGTCTACGCCCGCGAGGAGCGGTTCCTCGTCCAGGCGCCGTCGTATCGCGACTGGGTCGTGCGGGCGTTCAACGACGACATGCCGTACGACCGCTTCCTCGTCCGCCAGCTCGCCGCCGATCAGGCGACGCCCGACGATCCCGCCTCGCTCGCGGCGATGGGCTTCCTGACCATCGGCAGGAGGTTCCTGGGCGTGACGCGCGACGTCATCGACGACCGCATCGACGTCGTTTCGCGGGGGACGATGGGTTTGACCGTCGGCTGCGCGCGGTGCCACGACCACAAGTACGACCCGATCCCGACGGCCGACTACTACTCGCTCTACGGCGTGTTCCTGAACGGCGCCGAGCAGCTCAGGCGCGTCGGCGAGCCGGTCCTCGAAGGCCCGGCGCGCGAGGCGTTCGAGGCCGAGCTGCGGAAGCGTCAGGACGCGGTCCGCGACGGCATGGCCGCGGCCCGCGAGGCCGCGGCGGCGCGGGTGCGGGGCAAGGTGGTCGAGTACCTGTTCGCCCAGCTCGACCTGGCGAAGGTCCCCCAGGAGGGCTTCGACATCGTGGTCGGCAAGGAGGACGTCGTGCCGGCGGCCGTGCGCCGCTGGACGACCTACCTGGAGAACCAGGCCAGGGTCGACGACCCGATCTTCCGCCCCTGGCGACGGCTCGCTACCATCCCCGAGGCCGACTTCGCCGCCGAGGCCCCGAAGGCCGTCGCCGAGCTGACGAAGCCGGGCGCGGCGGCCCTCAACGCGATCGTCGCGAAGGCGTTCACCCCTCCGCCGGCGACCGTGCGCGAGGCCGCCGAGCGCTACGGCAAGCTGTTCACCGAGATCGAGGAGCAGTGGCGCGCGGCCCTCGCGGCCTCGCCGGGGACGACCGCCCTTCCCGACGCCGACGCCGAGGCCTTGCGGCGGGTTTTGTACGCGGACGACTCGCCCTGCCGCGTCCCCGACGAGCCGATCGTCTCGACCGAGGGGTATTTCGACACCGACACGATCAACGCGATGTGGAAGCTTCAAGGGGACGTCGAGCGCTGGCTCTTGCAGCCGACGGCCCCCCCTTTCGCCGTCGCCGTGGTCGACCGCGCCGAGCTTTGCGAGCCCCGGATCTTCCGCCGCGGCAACCCGGCGACCCTCGGCGACACGGTCCCGCGGCGGTTCCTCAAGCTGATCGGCCCCGACCCGTCGCCGTTCGCGAAGGGGAGCGGCCGGCTCGAACTCGCGCAGGCGATCGTCGACCCGTCGAACCCCCTGACGGCCCGCGTGTGGGTGAATCGGATCTGGGCGCGGCACTTCGGCGCCGGCCTGGTCCGCACCCCCAGCGACTTCGGCGTCCGCGCCGAGCCGCCCAGCCATCCCGAGCTGCTCGACTGGCTCGCGACCCGGCTCGTGCAGGGCGGCTGGAGCACGAAGGCGATCCACCGCCTGATCCTCCTCTCCTCGACCTACCGCCAGCGTTCCGGCGCGCCGGCCGACGCCGGGGTCCGCATGCGGGCCGAGCAGGCGGATCCCGAGAATCGCCAGCTCTGGCGGATGAACCCTCACCGGCTGACGTTCGAGGAGTTCCGCGACACCCTGCTGACCGCCTCGGGCGAGCTGGACGACCGCATGGGGGGCCGGGCCGCGGCGCTCTTCGACGGCGCCCCGAACACGCGCCGGACGCTCTACGGCCTGATCGACCGCCAGTACCTGCCGGGGGTCTTTCGGACGTTCGACTTCGCCAATCCGGACCTGCACACGCCGGCCCGCAGCGAGACGACCGTGCCCCAGCAGGCCCTCTTCGCGCTCAACCACCCGTTCGTCGCCGACCGCGCCCGGGCGATCGCCGCGAGGCTGCCCAAGGACGACCCCGCGGCCGGCGTCCGCCGCCTGTTCGAGGCCGTCTACCAGCGCGGGCCGACCGCCGCGCAGGCCGAAGCGGCCGTCGCCTTCGTGCGCTCGGCGACCACCGAGGCCGAGGCCCCGCCGGCTCCCGAGACGCTCGCCTGGAGCTACGGCTACGGCCCCGTCGACGCGACTTCGGGCCCGGCCCCGAAGTCGTTCACCCCCCTGCCCCACTACGACGGCAAGGGGTGGGGCGGCGGCCCGACCTGGCCCGACCCCAAGCTCGGCTGGGCGCGGATCACGGGCGAAGGGGGCCATCCCGGCAACGACCTCGCCCACGCGACGTACCGCCGCTGGACGTCGCCCATCCGGGGCGAGGTCGCCGTGGCCTCGACCCTGATCCACGAGGAGGCGAGCGGCGACGGCATACGCGGCTGGCTCGTCCACGGCAGGAAGGGGGTGTTGAAGTCGGCACTCGTCCACAACCGCCGCGAGGACTTCTCCGCGCCGTCGGTCGAGGTCGAGCCCGGCGACACGCTCGACTTCGTCGTCGACGTCCGCGAGGTCCTGAACAACGACCAGCATCTGTGGGCGCCGGCCGTCCGCGTGCTGCGGGCCGACCCCCCGTCGCCGTCGACCGCCTGGGACGCCCGTCGCGACTTCGCCGGGCCCTCGCCCCGCAAGCTCGCCCCCTGGGAGCAGCTCGCGCAGGTCCTGCTGATGTCGAACGAGTTCGATTTCGTCGATTGA
- a CDS encoding DUF1501 domain-containing protein: protein MLDDPRDAPTISRRALLQRSALGLGALGLGGLLTDDGARAGEASPGGFLASKAPHFPAKARRVIHFFLNGGPSQVDTFDPKPALAKYAGRPVPINLTTERKTGAAFPSPFKFRRYGESGIEVSELFARTAQHIDDVAVIRSMVAQVPNHEPSLMLMNCGDSVLPRPSVGAWVLYGLGTENQNLPGFVAMCPNGFPIKDAENWSSGFLPGVYQGTFVDPRFQDVDKLIENIRSPHASRAAQRRQLDLMRALDEEHRRERPDARLDARIQSFETAFRMQMEAADAFDVGREPQVVRDLYGDTVHGRQTLIARRLLERGVRYVQLWHGAGQPWDDHSNLEANHRSHARDIDGPIAALITDLKQRGMFEDTLVVWGGEFGRTPTVELDAGGKAQLGRDHNHYGFTVWMAGGGIKGGTIHGATDEFGFKAVEDPVSVHDLHATILHLLGFDHERLTYRYAGRDFRLTDVHGQVVRSVVA from the coding sequence ATGCTTGACGATCCTCGCGACGCGCCGACGATCAGCCGACGGGCCCTGCTCCAGCGTTCGGCGCTCGGGCTGGGGGCTCTCGGCCTGGGCGGCCTGCTGACCGACGACGGTGCCCGCGCCGGCGAGGCCTCGCCGGGCGGGTTCCTGGCGTCGAAGGCCCCGCACTTCCCGGCGAAGGCCAGGCGGGTGATCCACTTCTTCCTCAACGGCGGCCCCAGCCAGGTCGACACCTTCGACCCCAAGCCGGCCCTCGCGAAGTACGCCGGCCGGCCGGTGCCGATCAACCTGACGACCGAGCGCAAGACCGGCGCGGCGTTCCCGTCCCCCTTCAAGTTCCGCCGCTACGGCGAGAGCGGCATCGAGGTCTCCGAGCTGTTCGCCCGGACGGCCCAGCACATCGACGACGTCGCGGTGATCCGCTCGATGGTCGCGCAGGTGCCGAACCACGAGCCGTCGCTCATGCTGATGAACTGCGGCGACTCGGTCTTGCCCCGCCCGAGCGTCGGCGCGTGGGTTTTGTACGGGCTGGGGACGGAGAATCAGAACCTCCCCGGCTTCGTCGCCATGTGCCCCAACGGCTTCCCGATCAAGGACGCCGAGAACTGGAGTTCGGGCTTCCTCCCCGGCGTCTACCAGGGGACGTTCGTCGACCCCCGCTTCCAGGACGTCGACAAGCTCATCGAGAACATCCGCAGCCCCCACGCCTCGCGCGCCGCCCAGCGCCGGCAGCTCGACCTGATGCGGGCGCTCGACGAGGAGCACCGCCGCGAGCGGCCCGACGCCCGGCTCGACGCCCGCATCCAGTCGTTCGAGACCGCCTTCCGCATGCAGATGGAGGCCGCCGACGCCTTCGACGTCGGCCGCGAGCCGCAGGTCGTGCGCGACCTCTACGGCGACACCGTCCACGGCCGCCAGACGCTCATCGCCCGCCGCCTTTTGGAGCGCGGGGTCCGCTACGTCCAGCTCTGGCATGGCGCGGGCCAGCCCTGGGACGACCACTCCAACCTCGAGGCCAACCATCGCAGCCACGCCCGCGACATCGACGGCCCCATCGCCGCCCTGATCACCGACCTCAAGCAGCGCGGGATGTTCGAGGACACCCTGGTCGTCTGGGGCGGCGAGTTCGGCCGCACCCCGACCGTCGAGCTGGACGCCGGCGGCAAGGCCCAGCTCGGCCGCGACCACAACCACTACGGTTTCACCGTCTGGATGGCCGGCGGCGGGATCAAGGGGGGCACCATCCACGGCGCGACCGACGAGTTCGGCTTCAAGGCCGTCGAGGACCCCGTGAGCGTCCACGACCTGCACGCCACGATCCTGCATCTGCTCGGCTTCGACCACGAGCGCCTGACCTACCGCTACGCCGGCCGCGACTTCCGCCTGACCGACGTCCACGGCCAGGTCGTCCGCTCGGTCGTGGCGTAG
- a CDS encoding MogA/MoaB family molybdenum cofactor biosynthesis protein yields the protein MTIPQSVSEHRAEALTTLNLAVLTVSDTRTIANDASGALIVELAEVAGHRVVVRSIVPDDPDALRAFFEAHARPKPGEPDVHAVLVTGGTGVSPRDQTYETVSALLTKPLPGYGELFRMLSYAQVGPACMLSRAVGGLMGAIAVLVMPGSRAAVELAMTKIILPELPHLVREARKK from the coding sequence ATGACGATACCCCAGTCCGTTTCCGAGCATCGCGCCGAGGCGCTCACGACACTGAACCTGGCGGTCCTGACCGTGTCCGACACGCGGACGATCGCCAACGACGCGTCGGGGGCCCTGATCGTCGAGCTGGCCGAGGTCGCCGGCCACCGCGTCGTGGTCCGGTCGATCGTCCCCGACGACCCCGACGCCCTCCGCGCGTTCTTCGAGGCCCACGCGCGGCCGAAGCCCGGCGAGCCCGACGTCCACGCCGTCCTCGTCACCGGCGGGACCGGCGTCAGCCCCCGCGATCAGACGTACGAGACGGTCTCGGCCCTCTTGACGAAGCCCCTGCCCGGCTACGGCGAGCTGTTCCGAATGCTCAGCTACGCCCAGGTCGGCCCCGCCTGCATGCTCAGCCGCGCCGTCGGCGGCCTCATGGGCGCGATCGCCGTCCTCGTCATGCCCGGATCCCGCGCGGCCGTCGAGCTGGCGATGACCAAGATCATCCTCCCGGAACTCCCGCACCTCGTCCGCGAGGCGCGGAAGAAATAA
- the rsmG gene encoding 16S rRNA (guanine(527)-N(7))-methyltransferase RsmG, protein MDLSSEQLDALWTYHQMLRAANASLNMTRIHNFENMVLKHYVDSLLVLELVDLPSPLIDMGTGPGLPGIPLKIARPEVRMILCEPRSARAEFLTQVCERLNLQDVEVYAHKLGPDYPGQVQGIITRAVASIPETFERVASCIEPGGRMIFMKGPGCDPEMAEAERDWPAQFRLQADHAYTIPGTTHDRRLVVYERTDVDPPLSARDAQARAVRAFEGTVREITSESNATFRQLSDLLTGRGVRKNGLAILAGPRITAEVAERFPDRVVGWITDAEGPPPADASWTWHRLSTPLFKAIDVAGTHAPLLLVEAPATATWSDAAPWPKGCTLFVPFQDPENVGAVIRSAAAFGVPRVVLLQEAAHPFHPRSSRAAGPALFQTELLAGPSIRDLDSRAHPLIALDATGEELDGEPFPETFGLVVGVEGPGLPEHLRQGPRRRIPIATGVESLNAATATAVALYAWSRRAGGLSKPRP, encoded by the coding sequence GTGGACCTGTCGTCGGAGCAGCTCGACGCTCTCTGGACGTACCACCAGATGCTCCGCGCCGCGAACGCGTCGCTGAACATGACGCGGATCCACAACTTCGAGAACATGGTCCTCAAGCACTACGTCGACAGCCTGCTGGTGCTGGAGCTCGTCGACCTCCCCTCGCCCTTGATCGACATGGGGACGGGGCCGGGGCTGCCCGGCATCCCGCTCAAGATCGCCCGGCCCGAAGTCCGCATGATCCTCTGCGAGCCCCGATCGGCCCGCGCCGAGTTCCTGACGCAGGTCTGTGAGCGGCTCAACCTTCAGGACGTCGAGGTCTACGCCCACAAGCTCGGGCCCGATTACCCGGGGCAGGTGCAGGGGATCATCACCCGCGCGGTGGCCTCGATCCCGGAGACCTTCGAACGCGTCGCGAGCTGCATCGAGCCCGGGGGCCGGATGATCTTCATGAAGGGCCCCGGCTGCGATCCCGAGATGGCCGAGGCCGAGCGCGACTGGCCCGCGCAGTTCCGGCTCCAGGCCGACCACGCCTATACGATCCCCGGCACCACCCACGACCGTCGCCTCGTCGTCTACGAGCGGACGGACGTCGACCCGCCGCTCTCGGCCCGGGACGCCCAGGCGCGCGCCGTGCGGGCCTTCGAGGGGACCGTCCGCGAGATCACGAGCGAGTCGAACGCCACGTTCCGCCAGCTCTCCGACCTGCTGACGGGGCGGGGCGTGCGCAAGAACGGCCTGGCGATCCTGGCCGGGCCGAGGATCACGGCCGAGGTCGCCGAGCGGTTCCCCGATCGCGTGGTCGGCTGGATCACCGACGCCGAGGGGCCGCCCCCGGCCGACGCCTCGTGGACCTGGCATCGGCTGTCGACCCCGCTCTTCAAGGCGATCGACGTGGCCGGGACGCACGCGCCCCTCTTGCTCGTCGAGGCGCCCGCGACGGCGACGTGGTCGGACGCCGCCCCCTGGCCGAAGGGCTGCACGCTGTTCGTCCCTTTCCAGGATCCGGAGAACGTGGGCGCGGTGATCCGCTCGGCTGCGGCGTTCGGCGTCCCGCGCGTCGTGCTGCTCCAGGAGGCCGCCCACCCCTTCCACCCCCGCAGCAGCCGCGCCGCGGGCCCGGCCCTGTTCCAGACGGAGCTGCTGGCGGGCCCCTCGATCCGCGACCTGGATTCGCGGGCGCATCCCCTGATCGCCCTCGACGCGACGGGCGAAGAGCTGGACGGCGAGCCCTTCCCGGAGACCTTCGGCCTGGTCGTCGGCGTCGAGGGCCCCGGCCTCCCCGAGCACCTGCGCCAGGGCCCGCGGCGACGAATCCCGATCGCGACCGGCGTCGAATCGCTCAACGCCGCCACCGCGACGGCCGTCGCCCTCTACGCCTGGTCGCGACGGGCCGGCGGCCTCTCGAAGCCCCGACCTTAA
- a CDS encoding DODA-type extradiol aromatic ring-opening family dioxygenase yields the protein MPVVFIPHGGGPCFFMDWTMGPHDSWDRLAAWLRSLPDLVGVRPRAILIVSGHWETPGFRVSSGPRPELIFDYSGFPPHTYELTYPAPGDPALAARVAGLLEAAGLTAAVDPERGFDHGVFVPLKVAYPDADLPVVALSLDRSLDPDLHARAGAALAPLRDEGVLILGSGMSFHNLRAFFGGDGAEESDRFDAWLSDAVAAHSADERRRRLDGWASAPGGRFAHPREEHLIPLMVAAGAAGEDLGRKAFCDRIMGRLCSAYIFGDRAGRRSADVESREG from the coding sequence ATGCCCGTCGTGTTCATCCCCCACGGCGGCGGCCCCTGTTTCTTCATGGACTGGACGATGGGCCCGCACGACTCGTGGGACCGCCTGGCCGCCTGGCTGAGGAGCCTGCCGGACCTCGTCGGCGTCCGCCCGCGCGCGATCCTGATCGTCTCCGGCCACTGGGAGACGCCCGGCTTCCGCGTGAGTTCGGGTCCGCGTCCGGAACTCATCTTCGACTATTCCGGCTTCCCGCCCCATACCTACGAGCTGACCTACCCGGCCCCCGGCGACCCGGCCCTGGCCGCGCGGGTGGCGGGGCTCCTCGAAGCGGCCGGCCTGACGGCGGCCGTCGACCCGGAGCGGGGGTTCGACCACGGCGTCTTCGTGCCGCTCAAGGTGGCGTACCCGGACGCCGACCTCCCGGTCGTCGCCCTGTCCCTCGACCGCTCGCTCGACCCCGACCTGCACGCCAGGGCCGGCGCGGCGCTCGCCCCCTTGCGCGACGAGGGGGTGTTGATCCTGGGCAGCGGCATGAGCTTCCACAACCTCAGGGCGTTCTTCGGCGGTGACGGGGCCGAGGAATCCGATCGTTTCGACGCCTGGCTTTCGGACGCCGTCGCGGCCCACTCGGCCGACGAGCGGCGGCGACGTCTCGACGGCTGGGCCTCGGCCCCCGGCGGCCGGTTCGCCCACCCTCGCGAGGAGCACCTGATCCCCCTCATGGTCGCCGCCGGCGCCGCGGGCGAGGATCTCGGCCGCAAGGCGTTCTGCGACCGGATCATGGGGCGCCTCTGCTCGGCCTACATCTTCGGAGATCGCGCGGGGCGGCGGTCGGCTGACGTCGAGAGTCGGGAGGGCTAG